The stretch of DNA AACTTCGGCAACGACCTGGTCAGGTTCATCGCCCTGGTGGTGAAGCGCCCGGTCGTCGTCGCGGGCAACTCCTCCGGTGGCGTCCTCGCGGCGTGGCTGTCGGCGTACTCCATGCCGGGACAGATCAGGGGCGCGCTGTGCGAGGACGCCCCGTTCTTCGCGTCCGAGCTCGTCACCACCTGCGGCCACTCGGTCCGTCAGGGGGCGGGCCATCTCTTCGAACTCTTCCGCACGTACCTCGGCGACCAGTGGAGCGTCGGTGACTGGGAGGGCTACTGCCGCGCGGCACGCGCCTCGTCGTCGCAGATGGCGCGGTTCTTCGTGGCGGATGAGATTCCGCAGCACATGAAGGAGTACGACCCGGAATGGGCGCGCGCCTTCTGGGAGGGCACCGTCGGGCTGCACACCCCGCACGATCGGATGCTGACCAGCGTCAAGACGCCCGTGCTCCTCACGCACCACGCGCGTGGCACGGACCCGGAGACCGGCGACCCGCTCGGAGCGCTCTCCGACGAGCAGGCCGCTCAGGCCAGGCGGTTGATGGAGTCGGCGGGGGCGAGGGTCGACTACGAGTCGGTGCCGGACGCGTTGCACATGATGCACCAGTTCGACCCGCCGCGGTACGTCAAGATTTTTACGCGGTGGGCGGCCACGCTGCCGGAGTGATCGGGGACCAGGGGCGCGGTGCGGTCACGGGATGTCGAGCAGGACCTTCCCGATCACGCCCTTTTCGAGGGCGGTGTGGGCGTCAGCGGTCTGCTCCAGGGTGAAGCGGTGCAACGGCGGTCCGGCCTCCTCGCCAAAGCGGAGCGCGCCCGCCCGCACGGCCGCAGCGACATCCGCGACCGCCTGCTGCTTCGCCGCGGGTGACACGGTGTAGACGAAAATGCTCTGCCAGCGCAGGTTCGCCGAGAGCGAGGAGAGTACGGGCACAGAAAGCCGTTCGTCCTCGCCACCCGAGTAGTAGGCCACCACGGCTCCCGGGGCGGCCACCGCGATGTCGAGAGCGGTCCGGGGGCGGCCCGTCCAGAAAGGTGACGGTCTCGGCGAGCGGGGCGCGGTCTGTGCGGGCGTACCTGATGGAGGGGTTCTCGAAGCCGATCGACAGGCCGCTGAAGGGCATCAGCTCCTTCGGGGGCGCCACGATCTCGGCGGCCGTGCGGTGATGGACCGACCACGCCATCCGCGGGCAGCTGTGCGGACCTTCGGCGCGGAGCAGCACCATCACGGTCTTCAGACAGAGGCCGAGATCGGTCCATTGGGCCGAGCCCATGGAGCGGTCGATGTAACAGAGGAGCAGCGCGGGAGCGCCGTAGCACTGCCAGTTCGCTGCG from Streptomyces tsukubensis encodes:
- a CDS encoding alpha/beta fold hydrolase, giving the protein MSDPALRDVHVPHGYPEQQVDLGEITLNYAEAGDPDKPAVLLIPEQTGSWWGYEETMRLLAEDFHVYAVDLRGQGRSSWTPKRYSLDNFGNDLVRFIALVVKRPVVVAGNSSGGVLAAWLSAYSMPGQIRGALCEDAPFFASELVTTCGHSVRQGAGHLFELFRTYLGDQWSVGDWEGYCRAARASSSQMARFFVADEIPQHMKEYDPEWARAFWEGTVGLHTPHDRMLTSVKTPVLLTHHARGTDPETGDPLGALSDEQAAQARRLMESAGARVDYESVPDALHMMHQFDPPRYVKIFTRWAATLPE
- a CDS encoding MDR/zinc-dependent alcohol dehydrogenase-like family protein, producing the protein MAAPGAVVAYYSGGEDERLSVPVLSSLSANLRWQSIFVYTVSPAAKQQAVADVAAAVRAGALRFGEEAGPPLHRFTLEQTADAHTALEKGVIGKVLLDIP